A DNA window from Candidatus Methylomirabilota bacterium contains the following coding sequences:
- a CDS encoding CBS domain-containing protein — protein sequence MFQARKLMQDHRIRHLPVMEEAELVGIVTDRDIRLNLPSPATGLSVWEINYILDKLTVGEVMTKTVITIGASRPIEAAAELMLDHRIGALPVLEGGRLVGILTETDLLRALVRALTGKTVPRHEPGSAEIAAAIERVAPRR from the coding sequence GTGTTCCAGGCCAGGAAGCTGATGCAGGACCACCGGATCCGTCACCTGCCGGTGATGGAGGAAGCGGAGCTGGTCGGCATCGTCACCGACCGGGACATCCGGCTCAACCTCCCGTCGCCCGCCACCGGGCTCTCGGTGTGGGAGATCAATTACATCCTCGACAAGCTCACCGTGGGCGAGGTCATGACGAAGACGGTCATCACCATCGGCGCGAGCCGCCCGATCGAGGCGGCCGCCGAGCTCATGCTCGACCACCGCATCGGCGCCCTGCCGGTGCTCGAGGGCGGCCGCCTGGTGGGCATTCTCACCGAAACCGATCTCCTCCGGGCCCTGGTGCGGGCACTGACCGGCAAGACGGTCCCGCGGCACGAGCCCGGCTCCGCCGAGATTGCGGCGGCCATCGAGCGCGTCGCCCCGCGGCGCTGA